Genomic segment of Arachis hypogaea cultivar Tifrunner chromosome 11, arahy.Tifrunner.gnm2.J5K5, whole genome shotgun sequence:
TATGATCAGACAATGTTcaccaaaaatcaaattttaccaAAACTCACAAGAATCTCAATTTACCAACTTTCATAACCCAACCCAACCAAAACCACATTAATTCTATCCCATATCAGATTTTACCATTTGCCATACTCCAATTTACCACTCCACCATATATAATCATCAATTATCACTATCAAATACCTAATAATACCCTTACTAACCAtcatcaacatcaatttcaacatcaatctCTAACATCATACTATCAACATCAATATAGCCATTTATCAATCATTCCAATTCATCAATTATCATACTTTATCCTAACTTCGTAACTCACATCATTTATCAACAATCCCAACACTCACCTTCAATTACCAACAATATCAATatttatcatcaatcatcaaccaccTCAACAAATCCTcattaacaataataaatcacGCATTCCTCATCAACCTTCATaatcattaaataccaacaacctcatcaaatcatataatcattattattagtatttggaTTCATTCCACACAACACCACCACTTCATTTATCAACcctcatcaacaacaccaattatCAATACTCATTAACACTAACAATtcccaataatcatcatcaaccacaataatccaatactaacaacaattaacatcaattcacatataattattcatacaccaacaacattcaatcctatcttagggccaactagcctaagtgtccataaacattacatattacacaAAGGAAACTGAAATCAtgccttggccgattcccaatatgctcaAACTACCACTTGAGTCCAAACAAGCCTCCAAGACTCACCAACAAGCCACTAAAGCTCAactaatatcatatatatatcaaaataaaaacttaGAAACCACCACATACAATACCACAAGGGTTTATGAGCAACTTACCTTGTCCAAAGAAGGTTGCGGTAATTTCcaacaattacccgctactagagatcacctaaacaagcaaaactaCAAAACTTGTTTAAAAACCAACCCAAAAATGCGCAGGAACTTAGGGCTAGAAACTGGAGCGTGAAGAGAGAGATCTTACcagatttatttaaatataaaggaagagctcgtcaagagcttcgtgtggccgcaaacagctcgtcaatcagagctccgtagctcaaaaTATGGCTCTTGGATATGGAGGATGAATAGTGCcacttccttcttcctctcttctttcataACCAGCGCCCCTCTCTTTTTGGGTTGCTGAAAATGAGCTTAAGGCTCATTAAAAGgtgcttttatatgttgggcttgggcccaacttggacccggtccaacccgttagcatttttagcccgttcgacccaactttgggccaaacctttaacactaacgcccggttttccatttctaatatttttctaaggttttcgactGTTCTCACTTTTTCTCGCACAGTACCGGATAGACTTAAACCGGTTTGACCGGCTCAACTGCCAGTTTGCGGTTTTTCAcagtttttcgcagaaaacacattttctgactcgaaAAGACCTACTGagcccaaaaatcatatttaaatccccaaattctcattctaatttTTCGGAACCTAATTTgggtttttaaattattttattcgtgAAAACTTCGGTTCTTACAATCTAAGGAACAACAAAGGAGAGTCCTTGAAGAAGTAGAAGGCGTGTGCACGCACTAATCTAGGAGTGATTCTCAATACATGTGTACGCACACACaggtgcgtatgcacaagtctcCTGATTCGCATTggatgcgtacgcacacgttttgtgcatacgcacaagtaccCAAATTTGAATGTGACGTGCCACGCCCTAGGACAACCAAAAATCAAGACTTGCCAAGCTATTAAGGAGGCGTGCCATGCTCTATGGAACAATTTCAgggtatgcgtacgcataagTCCATTTTCAGCAATAAAGCGTGCCACGCCCTATAGTCATTACTTAGCAAAATTCCACGCCCAAGGAAGTCCATTACATGTTAGTGAAAATTACAAAGCTCAAAGATCTGATCCTATTTTGAAGATTGGAGAAGATTTGTACTTGACtaaatttgaatttgttttgattccgttttgattctgtttctattTGAATTAGGAAATTATCTTAATTACTTCTGATTAAGATaatatttagttttgaatttgaatttgaattattagGAAACCTAGGATTTAAATAAGTGAGATAGCTCATAGAGAGAAGCAAGTCGTAGGGGGAGGATCTTCGGATACTGTCTCtctccttcttcctttctttgttttatttttcaatttttcatgagtaactaaacctttgTCAAAGGGTGAGGAGCTCTATTCATGTTTCGATGATTTATTAATCTAAATTTACATTTATTTGAAAgctttgcattaatttttttgtgattgaatatttcgttcttcatcaataaaGGATTAGCAACATCGATAGGTGTGCTAATCCCGTTTTGGATTTGTTAATTGATTTGACagaataatttttcaaatcattCTTGAAACTCTTTTACATAGCTTTTTAAATCAACTAGACATAGGAAATTTTGTAAGTGTGCAGTAATACATGATTTTTGATTATCCTTgttttggatacgtgacatataatttggATTAGGACAATTCTtgaaaattgtgtttttctctttgagAAATTGAATCGGATTTTATGAACTTAGCCTCTTTGATTAATCAATTGACCAAGACATTGGTAGTTGGTTAATTAAAGAGAAACTGAGGAGTTAAGACATCGAAAATTAGTTACTTTAGATTCGTTATGAACAGAGATCTACAAACTTTAAAACTAAGTTAACAAAGTTAATTTTCCTAAGGACATGAATATCTTCGAAGCCCTAGACATTCACTACCATTGATTTCTCCAAATTCAACAAGCACTATCCGAAACATTTAGCACTCAAGCAACTCTAATTTCAAGCCTTTCAAGTTTCCAACAAGTCACAACAATTCTATATTCGAGGTTCTATTgatctaattaataatttaattcgaTATTTGCGTATTCAGTCCTTTAATGCTCGTGGGAACAATATACACTCACCATGGTATTACACTTTTTCaatgtaaatcgaatcaattagattcgatttactactgaACATATATAGTAAATCAAACTAACTAGATTTACTATATATGTGCTCAGGAGTAAATCAAACTAACTAGATTCGATTTCTATTGAAATAGCATATATAGTAAATCGAATGTAGTTGATTTGACTTATTATTGATATAACATATATAGTAAATCGAATCCAGTTGATTCGGTTTATATTGAAAAAACATAAATCGAATTTAGTTTATTCGATTTACGTAAAGTTACTTTGAGACATGCATATAAGCTAATTCGTTTTTGGACATTTGTGTAATATTGattcttatttaatttgtttatgtGATTTACCCAAAAAATAGCTTTATAgattaaattttgatgcaaatttttataatttaaattattaaaaaatatttttttattcttgaaatttagtaatttttgtcaagtaaattttaaattttttttattgtaattgactatattttttgaaaaataaaaaatctaaaaattaaattttattccaaaatttttttccttctaaatatttatttaaatattgactCAAAAATTTAGATTTAATGGATAAGCCGTTTGttcaatataaaaatttttttgttgcttaaaataatttaatatttattagttctttctctcttttcaaaTAATTCAAAAGTTATTTTGTTGATAAcatctttcaaatatttttttgtcaGCAGTTGAGTTTTTCGATATCAAATTAGTAATTAAtccatttaatttattattgtgtAGACCCGTAGAGTGTATAGTTGTAAAAATTGGACCAACTCGAACAATCAAACCGAAAAACTGATGACCCGATCCCTTGGTCGGTCCGAAGGTGGCATTGGAGTATTGGACTGTGTAAGGAATAAAACCGGCAAGAACCAATTTGACCGGACGGGTTTGGTAAAAGCCAGTGAACCGGTAAGTTTGAGAAACTCGGACCAGTtcggtattttaatttttcttaaaacccCCACGGCCCCACCCAAAACGACCTTGTTTGacgttttaataataataaaaaagaaaaccctAGTCTAAACCCCACCCCACCCCAGCTATCTCACTTCTCTCTATTCCTAACGGCACACACACACACCAGAGAGCTGGCCGTTGGCCGCTGGGAGCTCACCTCGACATCACCGCCACCGCAAGATTCCCGGCGTCTCCGCCGTCGCCGCGCCTCTTTCCTCCGTCTGAGCTTGGCTTCTCGCGCGTCTCTCGCCTCTGCGTCTGGTCGAGCTGTGCTTCACTGCTTCTTGCACGTCAGCTCGTGTCCTCGCCATCACTGCACCCACCGTCCCGCCTCTCTCCTCCGTCTCTTCTCGGCTTCTCGCGTCTCGCCGCGCCTCTCTCCCTCGTCGCGTCTCTGCTAGAGTTGTGCTTCCTCCTTGCCGCGCCTCCCTCCGCCTATCCTCCTTCTCTGTGGGTGGTTGTTGCGGCTCGTCCCTCGTTGTCTGTGGTTGTTGCTGCCTGCACGCTGCCGTGCGTCATTGATTCTGCCGAGCGTCTCTGCTCGTTGGAAGACCACCGAAGGTTACTTATTTTTCttgcttactttttttttttgtttttaatctgttgttcataaaaaaaaatgtgatttggttaatttagtttttaatgtgtTCAAAATGATTTAATtagaaacaattagttaattttgtGTGTGTTTGTGCTGATATCTTATGACGCAATGTATGTAATGTACTTGACTAATTTCTTGGTTATGAATTTATGACGAGACTTGAATTTGTTAATTTGTTGAATCGGAAGTTTGCTAATTACTAATTTAGTTATCCTTCTGGCTGCTGAATTTCTGTTGGTTTGCTaattttgaatttggaaagaaaatGTTTGGAGATTGgtatttagttatttagttttacTTTGCGGTTATGATATTATGATTCTGCTAATAAAAATAATAGGGATGCAccttattttcaattttaattttgaggGCCCTGAAATTACCATTGTTAGATTGATTGTTGATTGCCTCTAATTCATTGTTAATTGTTAACAGGCTCCATTGTTACAATGTGATTGTTAATTGCCTAATTGATTGTCAATGTGATAGTGTGATTAGAATTAGATAATAGACTCTATTAGAATTGATTGTTAATTGCTAATAGATGTTAGAATTGATTGTTAATTGCCTAATTGGTTAATTGTTAATAGGCTCCAGTGTGATTGTTAATTGCTTAATTGCAATTGAttgctaattgcctaattgaTTTTCATTATTATTGTATCAAATTAAGATATTATTGTAGTATTGACTAATAATATGTCTATTTTCGTATTAGTTATTTTAGAAATTGAGACTTGATTGTTGTTAAATTGTTGGTGaagatatatatatcaaaatttaattttaagtttttgactgttttatatttttatttaagtagGACCAGGTCAGTCAGTTCAACTCGtaacccaccggttgaaccagtgatcCAGTGACCCAATAGATTGATTGGTTCAATCATCGGTTCAGTTTTGACAACTATGATAGGGTAGCCCTTTCTGTCATACACGTGTTTCACTActgcttctattttttttaaaaatattttctttatctCAACGTATATTTTCTTTACCATTTATATATGCTATGCTGTGTAGGCAGGGACCTTCATTGTTTCCAAATTTGAATTTGATGCAATCAAGTGATAGCTGACACTCTACCTCTTGGTCTAGCACTGACACTATGTCTATCAAGTATAATCCAATTTCTGTTTTTGCCATTGATATTTTGCAAGCAagtgtatttatatttatattacttttttatattgtatcacaGGTTCTGCTTCTCATTACTTCAACTGTGGTACTTGGTAGGCAGACAACATGTGTCAAGCATTAATCCAATTGATGTCCTATTATTAAGATCTTAGATATTAGATATGATTGTGAGCAAGAGAGACTTCaacactctcttctctctctcacgCTCTCTACTCCATCTCAAGTCCAAAatcattctctctttctctttaccGCAATCCTTCTCTACCTCTTCAGACAACACCCTTGAAGGTTTGGTCCATCCCGACGACCCCTTCTTACACCACACTTCGCCCCCAGCCCCCGATTTGTCACCTGACTACGCATTCCTCCGCACCACTCTCCTCAATTCAACCACTACTGTGCATTCTGACGACCCTTCCCACGATGCTATTTTGATGTCCGATGCCATCAGGAACACTAATGACAGCTTTGGTGCCCAAACGCAGAAACTTTTCAGGCAATTCAGGGGGAGATTAACTGAGGCTTTGGTGGTGCAGATGATGTGCAATGTGAGACACCCTGAATTGTGTGTCAAGTTTTTCTTGTGGGCGGGGAGACAAATAGGGTACACCCACACCCCTGCGGTATATGATGCGCTCCTCGATGTGTTGGGCTGCAATGGCAGTGGTAGAGTGCCCGAGAAGTTTTTGCGGGAAATAAGGGATGATGATAAGGAGCTGCTTCAAAAGCTGCTCAATTTTTTTATTCGGAAGTGTTGCCGGAACGGGCTGTACAATGCAGCGTTGGAGGAGCTCGGCAGGCTTAAGGATTTTGGGTACAAGCCTTCTCCAACCACTTACAGTGCTTTGATTCAGGTTTTCCTTGGTGCTGGTAAATTGGACAGTGCTTATTTGGTTCACAAGGAGATGGAGAGTTATGGGTATGGTATGGATGGGTACACTCTCAGCTGTTTTGCGTATTCTCTCTGCAGAGCAGGGAGGTATAGGGATGCTCTCAATTTGATTGCAAAGGTAGGTTATGTGCCCGATACGGTATTTTACAATAGGATGGTTTCTGGTTTGTGTGAAGCTTCACTTTTTGAAGAAGCTATGGATATCTTAAACCGAATGCGTTCTAGTTCTTGTATTCCGAATGTTGTGACCTATAGGATCTTGCTTTCTGGTTGCTTGAGGAAAGGGCAGCTGGGGAGGTGTAAGAGAATTCTTAGTATGATGATTACTGAAGGATGTTATCCAAATCGTGAgatatttaattttcttgtacATGCTTATTGTAAATCAGGGGATTACTTTTATGCCTACAAGTTGTTTAAGAAAATGGTAAAATGTGGGTGCCAGCCAGGGTATCTACTTTATAATATATTGATTGGTAGTATATGTGGCAATGTGGAGCTGCCTATCTCGGATGTGCTGGAAATAGCTGAGAAAGCTTATGATGAGATGCTTGATTCAGGGGTTGTATTGAATAAGGTCAATGTAGGCAACTTTGCTCGGTGTCTTTGTGGGGCTGGAAAGTTTGATAAAGCCTTTAAGATAATATGTGAAATGATGAGCAAGGGTTTTGTTCCAGATGATAGTACATATTCTAAAGTGATTCATTTTCTATGTAATGCCTCCAAGGTAGAGAAGGCTTTTCTTTTGTTTGAAGAAATGAAAAGGAATGGCATTGTTCCCAGTGTTTACACCTATACTATTTTGATTGATAGCTTTTGCAAAGCTGGTCTCATCCAACAAGCTCGCAAATGGTATGATGAAATGTTAAGGGATGGTTGCAAGCCTAATGTGGTGACGTATACTGCACTTATTCATGCATACCTGAAGGCAAGAAAGTTGTTCGATGCAAATAAACTATTCGAGGTGATGGTACTTGAAGGTTGCAAGCCAAATATTGTTACATATACAGCTTTGATAGATGGTCATTGTAAAGctgggcagattgaaaaagcttGCCAGATTTTTGCCAGAATGCAAGGTGACATAGAAATCTCTGATATGGACATGTATTTCAAGTTGGATGATGATAACAACACTGAAGAACCAAATGTTATTACATATGGGGCTTTGGTGGATGGTTTATGCAAAACAAGCAGGGTTAAACAAGCCCGTGAATTGTTGGATACTATGTGGGCACATGGGTGTGAACCGAACCAGACAGTCTATGATGCTCTTATAGATGGGTTCTGCAAGGCAGGAAAGCTTGAGGATGCGCAGGAGGTGTTTGCAAAAATGTTGGAGCGTGGATACAGTCCCAGTCTATACACCTACAGCTCTTTAATTGATTGTCTGTTTAAAGACAAACGATTGGATCTTGTTTTGAAAGTTTTGTCCAGGATGCTAGAGAATTCGATTGCTCCTAATGTAGTTATTTACACAGAGATGATTGATGGGCTCTGTAAAGTTGGAAAGGCTGATGAAGCCCACAAGCTAATGCTTAAGATGGAAGAAAAGGGTTGTAATCCCAATGTTGTTACTTACACTGCAATGATTGATGGCTTTGGGAAATTAGGAAAAATTGAACAGTGCTTTGAGCTATTGAGAGATATGTGCTCAAAGGGTTGTGCTCCAAACTTTATTACCTATAGAGTATTGATTAATCATTGTTGTTCCACTGGCCTCTTTGATGAGGCACACAGACTATTAGATGAAATGAAACAAACATATTGGCCTAGGCATATATCAAGCCATCGTAAAATTATTGAAGGTATTAACCGAGAGTTCATAGCCTCAATAGGGCTTTTAAATGAGCTGGTTGAGGATGAATCAATCCCTGTTGATTCTTTGtataaaattttgattcataACTACATCAAGGCTGGAAGATTGGAAGTTGCAGTGAATCTGCTTGAAGAGATTTCGTCATCTCCAAGCATTGCAATGGCCTGCAAGTATTTGTATACTTCTTTAATTGAGAGTCTTTCACAAGCAAGTAAGGTTGATAAAGCCTTCGAGCTGTACGCGAGCATGATAAGTAAGAATGTTGTTCCAGAGCTTAGCACATTAGTCGACCTCATCAAAGGCCTTACTCGGGTTGATAAGTGGCAAGAAGCACTACAATTATCAGACAGCATATGCCAAATGGTTTGTGACACTAGCTCTCTCCGGCTTCTTGAATTACAAAACAATATTAGAATCCTTTTTCCACAGCATTTTTGTGAGTTATTGAAAAAATCTGTTAACATTAAGCACTTCTCTGTCCATTCAGTAACAGAGATATGCTTCAAAACTATGTATAGCAAAATCTGCTGTGAATATGTCATTTGATTCATTGTTTTGGCAGATTTGTTCTGATAAGTTTTGGCATTTTATCATTGCAGGATATCTATTGGGTCCATGAAGAGGGAACCAGTGTAAATTAAATGATGATGCACAAATTGAATGTAATAGAAGAAAGTGAGTGAACAGAAGGAGGATAAAGAATGGTCAAGCTGGTGCAGGTTTAGCAGCTTTAGAACCATAATTGATTGGGGAACCCGCAGATCCATTTGCAACTCCTTCAGAAATATTGCTGGAATGGTATTTCTTTCCTGTATTTCATGCAAGCGATCACTCTCTTAATCTCTAATCGTTTGTGAGGCCTTTCATTCATTATTGGTCTTAATTTACAGATGTTATTTTTGCAGTTGATGCAATATCAGCAGCAATTATGCAAGCAAAATCAGGTCTCGGAGTAATATTAAGATTCTCTTCAGTGCCAATTAATCTGCAAGGTTCGATATCTTGAAAGGAGATATTAGAACACAAGTTTTGAAGAATCATTAACCCCATGCATATATTGCTCGGCATTGATTCAGCTttatttctttattctttctGTGGATGCTCCACAGTTTTCCCTTTATTCTTTTGCCATGGCTCTTGCTACTAGTTTTGCATAAGGCTTAACATATTAGAGGGTGTTTGCCTAtaataatctttaattttttgagGTGGTGTCCATGCCTGTGTTATCCTATGATAAGTACTTACTGAGTTTTGTTTATCTTTATGTGCTCCATCTTTCCAAGTATGGGTTTGTTGGTGGTGATTGCAACAAATGATGGTCTTGTGCTCATGTAATTTTTTGCATGGTCTTGTGCTCATGTAATATTAACAGTTACTATATTGGTTCATCTGTAATTTTTTGCATGGTCTTGTGCTCATGGTTCCCAGAATAACGGCAACTCTGAAAACAAATGTTTGCCAGGTTCACTTCCTTTTTATGTGATGAACCCAGCAGTATTCTTATATGAATTGGCTATTTACTTTTGCTTCATGATTTATGAGAAGCAGCTGGTTTAGTTATAGTTTCAAACCGTGAGCTTACTTTATTCTTGGTCAGAATCTATATTTGTGTTGTGTGCATCTGTTTTTAGCTATAAGTTCCAACATTTGCAACTGAGTGATAGTTGGCAAACTAaatcactttatttttttaagtagaTTTCTCACCCTGTTTCTCACTTGATTTATGCAGGTTTATTAGTTTATCAGCTTAATGAGTTTGAAAACAATTTATTGATGAGATTCATCTAAGAGGTATGAATATCAAATTTGTGCTTCTGGTGGCAGCCTATATCAAAATTTGTTTACTTCAATTTATTATCTTACATAATTTGAAACAATGATGGCGTTAGGAGTGCTTTCTAGCCATAATTAAGTTTATTGAATTTATTGGATGCTTTGAGTTCATAATTCCAGCTGCAGTTCTGGTTGATTTTAGACTTTTCATGTAATTCAgggtaatttatatttatattatatttagacATGAGTACATAACCCTACTTTGTTGAAATTTGGGTTTTAAATCCACCAAAAACTGGTTGTAGTtatataaaaagattaaaattgcTATTATATTTACcatccaacaacaacaacaataaagccttgtcccactaggtggggtcggctacatgaatcattATATTTACCatccaccaaaaaaaaaaagattgctaTTAAGACAACCCAAAACACTTGATTAAGAAATCAAAGCATCTGTCTTAACCAATTATTCTTTGCTGTATTCATCTTCTTACTTAGTCATGCAATAAAGTCTCCCAAGTTGCAGTTCTTTCTATGCTGTATTCATCTTCTAAGTTGATCTTCAATAAACTCTCCCAAATTGCAGTTATAAACTTCACAATCAAGCTCTTATAAAGTGTGGAGGTTGTAAAATGAGAAAGTGATTGTCTAATGACTCCTGAATCAATATAGTGGGGTTTACAGACAATGGAAGTTATAAATTCAATAGTGATCAAATTTCCTTCTTCCCACTTTATCAATTTCTTCATTTTAGAGATCTTTCTCCAAACTTCACAACAAACATTTACGCACTTTGAAATATTTGGGTTTTCACGAACATAGATTTAGGTTGTGCATGCTTTAATTGTTACTAGTGGTAATGATGGTATTGTTTCCAACATGCACACTAACACTAGAGCCCTCCAATGTTC
This window contains:
- the LOC112720760 gene encoding uncharacterized protein; this encodes MIVSKRDFNTLFSLSRSLLHLKSKIILSFSLPQSFSTSSDNTLEGLVHPDDPFLHHTSPPAPDLSPDYAFLRTTLLNSTTTVHSDDPSHDAILMSDAIRNTNDSFGAQTQKLFRQFRGRLTEALVVQMMCNVRHPELCVKFFLWAGRQIGYTHTPAVYDALLDVLGCNGSGRVPEKFLREIRDDDKELLQKLLNFFIRKCCRNGLYNAALEELGRLKDFGYKPSPTTYSALIQVFLGAGKLDSAYLVHKEMESYGYGMDGYTLSCFAYSLCRAGRYRDALNLIAKVGYVPDTVFYNRMVSGLCEASLFEEAMDILNRMRSSSCIPNVVTYRILLSGCLRKGQLGRCKRILSMMITEGCYPNREIFNFLVHAYCKSGDYFYAYKLFKKMVKCGCQPGYLLYNILIGSICGNVELPISDVLEIAEKAYDEMLDSGVVLNKVNVGNFARCLCGAGKFDKAFKIICEMMSKGFVPDDSTYSKVIHFLCNASKVEKAFLLFEEMKRNGIVPSVYTYTILIDSFCKAGLIQQARKWYDEMLRDGCKPNVVTYTALIHAYLKARKLFDANKLFEVMVLEGCKPNIVTYTALIDGHCKAGQIEKACQIFARMQGDIEISDMDMYFKLDDDNNTEEPNVITYGALVDGLCKTSRVKQARELLDTMWAHGCEPNQTVYDALIDGFCKAGKLEDAQEVFAKMLERGYSPSLYTYSSLIDCLFKDKRLDLVLKVLSRMLENSIAPNVVIYTEMIDGLCKVGKADEAHKLMLKMEEKGCNPNVVTYTAMIDGFGKLGKIEQCFELLRDMCSKGCAPNFITYRVLINHCCSTGLFDEAHRLLDEMKQTYWPRHISSHRKIIEGINREFIASIGLLNELVEDESIPVDSLYKILIHNYIKAGRLEVAVNLLEEISSSPSIAMACKYLYTSLIESLSQASKVDKAFELYASMISKNVVPELSTLVDLIKGLTRVDKWQEALQLSDSICQMDIYWVHEEGTSVN